The Apus apus isolate bApuApu2 chromosome 4, bApuApu2.pri.cur, whole genome shotgun sequence genome contains the following window.
aaaaaaaaaaagtatactgTGTGATAAGGAATGTTGCTTTTGCTAGGAGAGTTTAAAAGCCTGCACTGGTCTTGTTTAAATATACCATAGGGACTTTTAATAAATTATGTACAGAATTTAAGAGACATGAGACAACGGTGTGTGTTGCACCATGACCAGAGAACATCAAAGCAGTGGTGACTGAGCTGGCTCTGGCATCTCAGGCTGCCATACAGTGCTGGGCACAGCATGGTTCTGTGCCAGCACACCTTTTGTGACCTGAGGTCTCTCCTAGACTGGCTTTGGGCACTTGCCCAGCCCAGgtctgtgctggctgtgctggttttTGTGCAGCCCAGTCTGGTGCTGATGCTTCTGTTCTGCTGATTGTATTATTCCTTTTTGGGTTTCAGGATTCTTGCTTTGCAGATCAAAGAAGCTGTTAACCTTTGTTTGAATTTTGAAATGTGAGCGGTGTTTTGCAGGGGAGGGTGAGCAGCACAGCCTATCCAGCAACTGTGGAGCATGGAAGAACCAGGTTTAAAGATTCTCAACTATGAGGTTATCAACACAAGTTTGCTCCTCACCAAAACCTCTAGGAAGAGTTCAAAAGTTTCTGTTAGTGACCCACAGAGTATAGGGGCAGAAAAGGCCTATAATAGTAGCCCATGTAGTCCGAACTCTGACTCAATTACTGTTCTTACCATACTGATTTTAGAGGCTTGTCTATTAAGTGTTAAATATGCCAACAgcttatttttgtgtgtgtgtgtgttagttCAGCTGAATTCTGAATTCTTCAGTCCTACACCTCATCTCCAGGTGGAAGACCCTGTCAGAGTAAAAGCAGGATGAAAGGCCATGCAAAGTACAAAGAGTACTTCAGAGAACAGTCTGGTGTGGCAGATGGTGCTCATGTGCATATGCTAGTATGGAAAATAAGTCCTCAGAGTCTGAGTTACTGAATTACTACTGATGGTTCTGTCttgtgaaaaaacaaacaaacaaaactaacaaaaaaacaaacccacaaccaaaaaacaaggCTCTAATCTCTTGTCATCATTGTAAGTGGAAGGGTTGGCTATTATGTGGTAGCTAAATTGCGGCTAGTCTATACATACACCTCCATCTAATTATTCTAATTACTGTAGCATTGCTCATTTCCTGAGCTATTGTTCTGTGCAATGTTTGACAGCTGGCAGGTTCTGCTCCAGAGATGGCTGCATTTGACCGTGgggaaaatgtttctgttcagaTTATTACTTTCCAAGGATGAAGCTGTGTGACCTCCCTTTTTAGCATTTGACAGTAAAGTCACTTTCTTGTAACAAGCCCTTAAATATCTGATGTAGAATGGTATCTCACTCCATATGCTATGTCTAACCCTGAAGGCGATTGCTGTGCATACCAAACTCTTCCAACTTATGACTTGCTGTTTGTATGTTTTAATTTCACTGCAGGCTGGAAGTCCAACCTCTATCTCTGCCCCTCATAGCTTCTCTCGGACATCTGTTACACCATCCAACCAGGACATCTGCAGGTAAAGGGGGTTGTTTGCATGGCTACAGTGAGGCTCATGCGAGgttcaaagagaaaacaaaactgaaaaagcacAGGTATTGGGAAGTAAGCGGTGTGGGGTTCCCATTTGAAGTGTCCCATTTGTTTGACTCAACTGCTGTCTAACACTGCTTCATTGAATCCTATTGACTGACCCCTGTTACGTTTGCCATTCCCACACTAGCCGTAATTCTCATTTCTTCACTTTTAATTATATATGTTCTCTTATGTAattgtttttactttctgtgcttttattcCACTGTTCTGCATGCAGTTCCAGTGCAGTGTTTTCTGAGTGTTGTCATCACAGTCCAGTGCAGTCTGCTGTTGTCTTGAAAAATCCTCACTGCCAGAACCCTCTGACACAAGGGGTCACTGTGACAGTAATCTGTCAGGACACGTTACATACAGCAAAGAGAAACTCCCATGGGCAGGATCGGGGCCAGGCACTCGGGTCTGCTAAGAACGTAAAGCCCACCCGCACTCTGAAATTCTCCAAATCCCTCAATGACGTGGACCAGAAGGCGCAGAGCACCAGTGAGTGCTTTGACTATGTGGAGCGGACATGCTCAGAAGGCAAATTGACCCCTACTCAAGGGCAGTGTTCAAGGATTAACAAATTTCATCTTAAAGAAAGGAAGCCGCAGAATCTCAGGCCTCTTTCTTTTAGCAATTCTAAGCGCTCCTACATCACTTCCCTTTCCAACTACTCAAGTGCATCAGGGGGAGCAGAGAACAACAACGCTGTACGTATCCCCCTGTTGGAGGACAAAGTGGACCATGACACCTCAAGGAGCAAAAAGCTGTTGCgttaccttttttccttctcccacacctccagcaccagcagcctgcaTAAGTTCCATGAACTGGAGAGCTATTCCAGTCACTTCCAACCTGAGAAATCCTCCAGCGTGCTGGTGGAAAGCACGGACTTCTGCTCTGATGATATGGGAGACGATGACGTCTTTGAGGACAGCACCtcagtgaaattaaaaacaaaagagcagcGGGCACCACTCTGTTCAGTTGAGAAGGACAGTGACCTTGACTGCCCTTCTCCCCTCTCAGAAAAATTACCCCCTCTCTCCCCTGTGTCCACATCGGGGGATACCTGCAGGTTGGTTTACCAGAGAACCACCTACCTTTGAGCCCTCCCCTGTGCGGTGGTGACCGTTCTGCTTTCCCCTGCATTTGTgctgtttctgtctttctttcacCCTGTCACCTTGCTTTAATCTGTAGCATTGGAAGCATGCAGccttctctctgctgtcctgcttcCCTCCAATGCATTTAACAAGGCTactaagcaaaatattttcctttcgAGTCAAATAAATTGCCTTgcaatttatttcagatttggGGTTGTGAGATTGTTTTTCTCTTATCAGTGCCCAAACTGGGAATATCATGAGAGAATCAGCTACGCACAATAAAGGGCAAGCTGAACATATCTTTGCTTTTACTGAGCAGTatgttgtcctggtttgggtCAAAGGGTGGTTTGGCTCAAAGGGTGGGGAGTCATGAGGAAAAGCGGCTGTTTGAACGTGCTTCTGAGATCAGGTCAACATAgcttaagatttatttttttttcctccccattttTTTCTCACACATTGTATTCCACCACACTTATTTATAAAGGGCTTTCTGGATGTTGTAGTTGAAAGAGGGATCTGAGCACTGGGTGTTAGGAGTGGGTCTGTATGATGTGCACAGTGTGAGGTCCAAAAAGGATGGGTGTCCTTGTTCCAACTACAAAGGATTAATCACATGCACAGCTGGTGGGAACAGACAGGTCTGGACTGCCTTTGTGGTGACTTGTCTGCAggcctgccccatcccagctccaaaatgtggctgaggagcaggagccaCCAAGTACAGAAGCAAATTTCCCATCTCTCTACCTAGGATTTTACTATCCTAATCTTTCTCCCCCTGACAGCACTTTTTGAAGCTGGCTTTGTTACTACTTGCCAGTATTAACTGATTTCCCTCCTCATTACCAGCAAAATCTAGTTCTGTACTGGCTTGTCATCAACAAGGCACTCTTGTAATCCACCCACTCCTTCATTTCCGCTTGCCAGTTACCAGCAAGGTTGCAGGAGGCAAGATGCTACACATCAGTAAGAGGTTTCAGTAATAAGACAGGGATGGCAGCATGCCAGGACATACTTCACAAATGCTTAGTAACTTACATTCATTCCCTGAGCTCCTTACCCACCCCTCTTTCAATTCATGACCTCTTCCACAGGGTTAGAGGACTTAGTGATGTTTTATGCATCCCAAGGGTTATGTATAATTTGAAGCTGGAAATCCAATGCCTGCCGGCACCTGGTAGTAACACTGTATCAGGTGTCCTTGTTGTCTGCACAGTTAGGCTGTGAGGGAAATGGGGAATTTTGCAGAGCTGATACTTCCTTAGTGGCTCCTGCAAAGTAACAATGGGATAGCAAAACCGCTAGTCTATTTAGAGTAGGTGTATTCTGGGGATATTCAGTGCTGTAACTTTGCAGTGTGGATCTGTCTTTTAGCCATTGCACTAGAAAGAATAACTTATTTTGTGCAAAATCCAGGCTGCCTTCATTATAGTAGGGTGGGCTGTTTCATGATTGGATTGGGAATTTAGTTTTATCTCCTTTTTCAGATTGTAATACATGAGTAGCTGTACCTCTCTGCATATTTTGTCTTGAGAATTGCTGTCTGATCTCTTTAAATGCTATTTTCAGTTAAGTGCTGTTGTTCTAGATTAAGTGTTGTCATTTCTTaccctgttttttcttttggataCTGCATTTCTGTAGGGTTCTGTGTGTCCACCTCATCTGTTAGAAAGCAGCTCTTTAGCAGTGTCTGCATTCAGTTATTTTGTGCCTGTTTATGTGCTTGTGCAGCAAGGGAGTTCTTCAGTTTTAGCTCCTTTATGGAACACATTCCTTTGCTATGTATGTCTCAGGGTCCTCAATGGAAAACTGTGTGTGATCACAGAATTTACATGTCTCTTCCACAttgcttcctcttttcctaATGAGTAGCTTTGCTTCCAATTCAGGATATGTCACTGTGAAGGAGATGATGAGAGCCCTTTGATTACCCCCTGTCACTGCACGGGAAGTCTTCATTTTGtgcaccaagcctgcctgcaGCAATGGATCAAGAGCTCAGATACACGATGCTGTGAACTGTGCAAGTATGAGTTCATCATGGAGACAAAATTGAAGCCTTTGCGAAAGGTAGGCACGAGACCTGATTCCCCAAGGAAATGCTTCATTAAATACAGGTCCAATCTGAAAAGATGTAGTCCTTGCCCATgtgcctgcagcacctcccATCTATTTATCGCAATTTTGTGCCTCCTTAGTGAGTCTGGTTGCTTTTGTATAGGTGCAAAAGGATTTAAATTAACACACAGCCTGGCAAATTCAACATCTGTGAAATACAGCTCTGAGAGTTAGCTATTGTAGCCTGGCTGCTCTGTGTGTAAATATGGAGTTTTGTATTACTGTTACCTGCTGTAGTTTTCTGCTCCAAAATCCACATGGCTTTCCAAGTTCTCTTGAAAATATGAGGATTTCAGGTTAACCATCCTTTAAATCACACTTTCTGAGTataatttggtttaaaattgtagggtttttttctttttaaagaaggaaaccTATTTTTGTGTAAGTAAAAGAAAGTTCaccaataaatatattttaatttttacattttcttagaATATGAATGACTAAGTTTTAGTACTTCAGGTTGCTACaacctgtatttttgttttatagaaAAGTACCTTCCATAAATCTGGTAAAATATAGGTACTTAAATGCTACTTGTATTGGAAGGCCAGTTTTGTGCTTGTATCCTATTTGTACTCTCACATCCTCTGAACTTTCAATTTCAGTTGTCCTTACCATCAGGACTTTGAGATGGAAGTCACTGGTATTCTTAGCACAGATAAATCTTGCCAAGTATACCAGAGTGGAAGAGGTTAATAACAGTAACCTCAGTCTGGAGCTAGAATAAATGAGAAACATTAAATTCAATTATGATGAACCTAAATCACGTAGAGTGGCAAGTCCGGACTGCAGCCATCTGAAAGCTCTTATGAGAAGTTGTCCAACTCCTAAAAGTGAGTCCCAGCAGAAAatagaacaaattattttttaaaaaacctctttttttttttacagagataCACAATCTGCAAAGTATATAACTTTGCAGGTCTGGTTGATAGGACAACCTTTGCTTATGACTGTGGCAAATCATTGGCTTCTAAGAAGTTCAGATCTTTCCTTGGTAGCTCCTTGGCACAGAGCATAGTGCCTCTGAGCTCTGATTTTGACTGTCTTGGGCTCTGATATCTGCCCAGACAATACTTAGCACAGCCCAGCCATAGGTTATTGAAGAAATTACTCTAGGGAATCCCAAGTAAAAAGAGTTGCTATAGTTGGCAACTgactgctgttttttctgtgcttattCTGCCTGGAGAGGGTGTGAAGcattttctgaatatttgttCCCTGTAAGAAAAAGCTGTTTGGCACCTTCAGAAATTAGTCACTCAGCATCATTAGTTATATC
Protein-coding sequences here:
- the MARCHF8 gene encoding E3 ubiquitin-protein ligase MARCHF8 isoform X2 → MNMPLHQISVIPAQDVTSSRVSRSKTKEKEEQNEKALGHSVSRSSNISKAGSPTSISAPHSFSRTSVTPSNQDICSSSAVFSECCHHSPVQSAVVLKNPHCQNPLTQGVTVTVICQDTLHTAKRNSHGQDRGQALGSAKNVKPTRTLKFSKSLNDVDQKAQSTSECFDYVERTCSEGKLTPTQGQCSRINKFHLKERKPQNLRPLSFSNSKRSYITSLSNYSSASGGAENNNAVRIPLLEDKVDHDTSRSKKLLRYLFSFSHTSSTSSLHKFHELESYSSHFQPEKSSSVLVESTDFCSDDMGDDDVFEDSTSVKLKTKEQRAPLCSVEKDSDLDCPSPLSEKLPPLSPVSTSGDTCRICHCEGDDESPLITPCHCTGSLHFVHQACLQQWIKSSDTRCCELCKYEFIMETKLKPLRKWEKLQMTASERRKIMCSVTFHIIAITCVVWSLYVLIDRTAEEIKQGQTTGILEWPFWTKLVVVAIGFTGGLLFMYVQCKVYVQLWKRLKAYNRVIYVQNCPETSKKNIFEKPALMEPNFESKEMLGVHHSDTNSSHYTEPEDCAAEILHV